In Nitrobacteraceae bacterium AZCC 1564, the following proteins share a genomic window:
- a CDS encoding DHA2 family multidrug resistance protein (product_source=KO:K03446; cath_funfam=1.20.1250.20; cog=COG0477; ko=KO:K03446; pfam=PF07690; superfamily=103473; transmembrane_helix_parts=Inside_1_11,TMhelix_12_34,Outside_35_59,TMhelix_60_82,Inside_83_88,TMhelix_89_108,Outside_109_112,TMhelix_113_135,Inside_136_147,TMhelix_148_170,Outside_171_179,TMhelix_180_198,Inside_199_210,TMhelix_211_228,Outside_229_242,TMhelix_243_265,Inside_266_273,TMhelix_274_296,Outside_297_315,TMhelix_316_338,Inside_339_344,TMhelix_345_367,Outside_368_376,TMhelix_377_399,Inside_400_489,TMhelix_490_512,Outside_513_527) yields the protein MAASEVIRSGPVSAGGTSVKPIFAVGAVLLGAFLANFDSRLFTIGLPDLKGGLSLGFDEGAWLSTAATASQILIAPAVAWLATAFGLRRVLGIPSLIYAVVSLLIPLTRDYSLLMALCIIHGLLLGTFVPATLMIIFRNLPMKWWLPAIAIYAIRVGFTLNSGISLVGFYADYLGWQWMFWQDIFIAPLLGLFVYLGTPHDPVNRELVREADWGGMLLLGTAVAMIYAGLDHGNRLNWLDSGTIIALLSGGAFLLACFFINESLVKNPWAHVQVLFSRNIGLALVVILLYTLTALSNSSLAPNFLTAIAQLRPEQTGSLFLIYGVLPIAVTLPLSIYLMRRIDARIVLIIGLTAFAVAGLLGTQVTHDWAINDFIPMVLLQSLGQAFTLLPIIIIALSNSDPTRATAFAAYIQIMRLGGAEIGIALMGTWLRVREQLHSNLLGQHVASGSVDVTHMLAKLSNYFASDDAATAPARSIATLASRVQREANVLAYIDGFWLTVWFAIAGLAFTACIGRSPPGPFTPKAN from the coding sequence ATGGCGGCAAGTGAGGTCATCCGAAGCGGTCCCGTATCGGCTGGCGGGACGTCAGTTAAGCCCATCTTCGCAGTCGGCGCGGTTCTGCTGGGAGCATTCCTCGCTAACTTCGACAGCCGGCTTTTCACAATCGGTTTGCCGGATCTTAAAGGTGGTCTCTCGCTTGGCTTCGATGAAGGCGCCTGGCTGAGCACAGCCGCGACCGCATCGCAAATTCTGATCGCCCCCGCCGTCGCGTGGCTCGCCACCGCATTTGGACTTCGCCGCGTGCTGGGCATTCCAAGCCTTATCTATGCCGTCGTGTCACTCCTCATCCCGCTCACGCGGGACTACAGCCTGCTGATGGCGCTCTGCATTATCCACGGCCTGCTGCTGGGAACATTTGTTCCTGCCACCTTGATGATCATCTTCCGCAACCTGCCAATGAAATGGTGGTTGCCGGCCATTGCGATCTACGCGATCCGCGTCGGGTTCACGCTGAATTCGGGCATTTCGCTCGTCGGCTTCTACGCTGATTATCTCGGCTGGCAGTGGATGTTCTGGCAAGACATCTTCATCGCGCCGCTTCTGGGATTGTTTGTCTATCTCGGAACCCCGCATGACCCCGTCAATCGCGAGCTAGTCCGCGAAGCGGACTGGGGCGGCATGCTGCTCCTGGGCACCGCCGTTGCGATGATTTACGCAGGGCTCGATCATGGCAATCGTCTCAACTGGCTCGACTCCGGAACCATTATTGCCCTGCTCTCAGGCGGCGCATTTCTCCTAGCGTGCTTCTTCATCAACGAGTCGCTTGTCAAGAATCCTTGGGCACATGTTCAAGTTCTATTTTCACGCAACATCGGCCTCGCGCTGGTGGTCATCCTTTTGTACACGCTCACAGCACTATCCAATTCGTCTCTCGCGCCAAATTTTCTGACCGCCATTGCACAGCTGAGACCGGAACAGACAGGTTCGCTATTCCTGATCTACGGCGTTCTGCCGATTGCGGTGACTCTCCCCCTGTCGATCTACCTGATGCGACGGATCGATGCGCGCATCGTTCTGATCATCGGATTGACAGCCTTTGCTGTGGCCGGACTGCTAGGGACCCAAGTCACACATGATTGGGCCATCAACGATTTTATACCGATGGTCTTGTTGCAATCGCTTGGTCAAGCCTTCACTCTTCTGCCCATCATTATTATTGCTCTCTCCAATTCCGATCCGACCCGCGCGACCGCATTCGCCGCCTACATCCAGATTATGCGTCTTGGCGGAGCAGAAATCGGCATCGCGCTGATGGGGACGTGGCTGCGTGTTCGCGAGCAGCTTCATTCCAACCTGCTAGGTCAACACGTCGCCAGTGGCAGCGTGGATGTGACGCATATGTTGGCAAAGCTATCGAACTACTTCGCAAGTGACGACGCCGCGACCGCGCCAGCACGCAGCATTGCGACGTTGGCTTCGCGCGTTCAGCGCGAAGCCAACGTGCTTGCCTATATTGACGGCTTTTGGCTGACCGTCTGGTTTGCGATCGCCGGGCTTGCCTTTACGGCATGTATCGGACGATCGCCTCCTGGTCCATTCACGCCGAAAGCAAACTGA
- a CDS encoding membrane fusion protein (multidrug efflux system) (product_source=KO:K03543; cath_funfam=2.40.50.100; cog=COG1566; ko=KO:K03543; pfam=PF16576; superfamily=111369; transmembrane_helix_parts=Inside_1_35,TMhelix_36_55,Outside_56_390) — protein sequence MTQLNPSREPKALAPSPAPADDLPVSSTSKNAMRRLAIPVLAVAATFIFVALATARWDAWTGNASVQTTNDAYVRAQTTRLSSRVAGEVKVVAVEDFQHVKAGDLLIQIDPADYEAQVAQAEASVAGAKAALDNLDNQVELQYATIAQAEAQRVSAEAHEVEARQEQERQQSLTKTEAGTRQKLEQAVADYAKAQADVRASRAVIAAQRHQLEVLAGTKKQRQADLLGAQAMLAAARLRLGYTKITAPFDGVIGERQVQPGDYVNIGSNLINVVPLPNVYVIANYKETQLTHVKPGQRVDITVDTFPQETLHGRVERISPASGSQFALLPPDNATGNFTKVVQRIPVRIALDKDQPLLEKLLPGMSVVTRIRVGETAASEARGTSTNGGK from the coding sequence GTGACACAGTTGAATCCCAGTCGCGAGCCCAAAGCCTTGGCTCCATCTCCCGCCCCGGCTGACGATCTGCCGGTCTCATCTACCTCGAAAAATGCAATGCGTCGTCTTGCGATCCCGGTATTGGCCGTAGCCGCCACCTTCATCTTTGTTGCGCTGGCGACGGCACGCTGGGATGCATGGACCGGAAACGCCAGCGTTCAGACTACCAACGATGCTTATGTTCGCGCGCAGACGACACGGTTGAGCAGCCGGGTCGCCGGTGAAGTGAAAGTGGTTGCGGTTGAGGATTTCCAGCACGTCAAGGCGGGCGACTTACTGATTCAAATCGACCCAGCAGACTACGAGGCGCAGGTTGCGCAGGCGGAAGCTAGTGTTGCCGGCGCCAAGGCGGCGCTCGATAACCTGGATAATCAGGTCGAGTTGCAATACGCCACCATCGCTCAGGCTGAAGCACAACGCGTATCCGCAGAGGCCCACGAAGTCGAAGCGCGTCAAGAACAAGAGCGGCAGCAGTCACTCACCAAAACGGAAGCCGGTACGCGGCAAAAACTTGAGCAGGCGGTTGCCGATTATGCCAAGGCTCAGGCCGATGTCCGCGCCAGTCGAGCCGTGATTGCCGCCCAACGCCATCAACTCGAGGTGCTCGCAGGCACCAAAAAACAGCGTCAAGCGGATTTACTCGGCGCGCAAGCGATGTTGGCGGCCGCCCGTCTGCGCCTCGGCTACACCAAAATCACTGCACCGTTCGATGGCGTCATTGGCGAGCGCCAAGTTCAGCCCGGAGATTACGTCAACATCGGAAGCAATTTGATCAATGTCGTGCCGCTGCCGAATGTCTACGTCATCGCAAACTACAAGGAGACCCAGCTGACACATGTAAAGCCCGGTCAGCGCGTCGACATTACAGTTGATACGTTCCCCCAAGAAACGTTGCACGGCCGGGTCGAACGCATTTCGCCGGCAAGTGGGTCCCAATTCGCACTTCTGCCGCCCGACAACGCCACCGGCAATTTCACGAAAGTGGTTCAGCGTATCCCCGTCCGCATTGCGCTCGACAAGGATCAACCGCTGCTTGAAAAACTTCTTCCTGGCATGTCAGTCGTCACCCGGATTCGCGTTGGCGAGACCGCGGCTTCCGAAGCTCGCGGGACCAGCACCAATGGCGGCAAGTGA
- a CDS encoding pyruvate dehydrogenase E1 component (product_source=KO:K00163; cath_funfam=3.40.50.920,3.40.50.970; cog=COG2609; ko=KO:K00163; pfam=PF00456,PF17831; smart=SM00861; superfamily=52518,52922), producing the protein MWWFNHFAGAAMAIDPSRLEILSALAKKVLWLSSWTIHHANHIRPDSDGLKVGGHQASSASLATIMSALYFGVLKPEDRVAVKPHASPVFHAIQYLLGHQTRDKLEHFRGFKGAQSYPSRTKDTDDVDFSTGSVGLGVAQTLFSSLVQDYVKSHGWMKDRPEGRMIALVGDAELDEGNIFEALLEGWKQGLRNTWWIVDYNRQSLDAVIREGVWEKLETMFHNFGWDVVIVKYGKLMQAAFAEPGGEALRRWIDTCPNQMYAALCFQGGAAFRKHLLDDIGDQGAVTELIEKHSDEELLALMSNLGGHDVASMLEAFEAIDHDRPVCFIAYTIKGVGLPFQGHKDNHAGLMTVAQMEAFRKAQKIRPGHEWDRLEGMPIDAARIEAFLKSVAFAREGTRRLDAPKIEVPEALSVSLAPRMSTQQGFGLILNELARSETKLAERIVTTSPDVTVSTNLGPWVNRRGLFAMAEKVDLFRKEKIPSTFAWDYSPKGQHIELGIAEMNLFIALSALGLSHSINGERLLPVGTLYDPFIERGLDALNYACYQDARFMVAATPSGITLAPEGGAHQSIATPLIGMAQDGLASFEPAFVDELAVIMRWGFNHMQRDEDGGSIYLRLSTRTLDQVQRTMTSELESDIAAGAYWLRKPGPNAEVVIAYTGAVAPEAIEATGFLGEDRRDIGLLAITSADRLDGGWTASRKRRRNGGPREPSHIEQLLAPLPRDCGLITVVDGHPATLAWLGSVHGHRVEALGVQHFGQTGTIGDLYKHYGLDANTIIDAAASLTFGAPIRHRKLAV; encoded by the coding sequence GTGTGGTGGTTCAACCATTTTGCTGGTGCTGCCATGGCAATCGACCCATCCCGTCTGGAAATTCTTTCTGCCCTTGCGAAAAAGGTGCTGTGGCTGTCGTCGTGGACGATCCACCACGCCAACCATATTCGCCCTGACTCGGACGGTCTTAAAGTGGGTGGCCATCAGGCCTCCTCGGCATCGCTGGCGACGATTATGTCGGCGCTCTATTTCGGCGTGCTGAAGCCGGAAGACCGGGTTGCGGTGAAGCCGCACGCGAGTCCTGTCTTTCACGCGATCCAGTATCTGCTCGGACACCAGACACGCGATAAGCTCGAACACTTCCGCGGCTTCAAGGGTGCGCAGTCTTATCCATCACGCACCAAGGATACCGACGATGTGGACTTCTCGACCGGTTCGGTCGGGCTCGGTGTTGCGCAGACGCTGTTCTCGTCATTGGTGCAGGATTACGTCAAGTCCCATGGCTGGATGAAGGATCGGCCCGAAGGGCGCATGATCGCGCTGGTCGGCGATGCCGAGCTCGATGAAGGCAATATTTTCGAAGCGTTGCTGGAGGGCTGGAAGCAGGGCTTGCGGAATACGTGGTGGATTGTCGACTACAATCGACAGAGCCTCGATGCTGTGATCCGCGAAGGGGTGTGGGAGAAGCTCGAGACCATGTTCCACAACTTCGGCTGGGACGTGGTGATCGTAAAGTACGGAAAGCTGATGCAGGCCGCGTTCGCGGAGCCGGGCGGCGAGGCGCTTCGCCGCTGGATCGATACCTGCCCGAACCAGATGTACGCGGCGCTGTGCTTCCAGGGAGGTGCCGCATTCCGCAAGCATTTGCTCGATGATATCGGCGATCAGGGCGCCGTCACCGAGCTCATTGAGAAGCACAGCGACGAGGAGTTGCTCGCGCTGATGTCCAACCTCGGTGGCCACGATGTGGCGAGCATGCTCGAGGCTTTCGAGGCCATCGATCATGATCGTCCCGTCTGTTTCATCGCCTACACCATCAAGGGCGTCGGCCTGCCGTTCCAAGGGCACAAGGACAACCATGCGGGTCTCATGACCGTTGCCCAGATGGAAGCTTTCCGCAAGGCGCAGAAGATTCGTCCGGGTCACGAATGGGATCGCCTAGAGGGAATGCCGATCGATGCCGCACGCATCGAAGCGTTCCTCAAGAGCGTTGCCTTTGCGCGTGAAGGCACGAGGCGTCTTGACGCGCCAAAAATTGAAGTGCCGGAAGCTTTATCCGTTTCGCTCGCGCCGCGGATGTCGACCCAGCAGGGGTTCGGACTGATCCTCAACGAACTTGCGCGAAGCGAAACCAAGCTTGCGGAGCGCATTGTGACGACTTCTCCCGATGTCACCGTGTCGACCAATCTCGGTCCATGGGTTAACCGCCGTGGCCTGTTCGCCATGGCGGAGAAGGTCGACCTGTTCCGCAAGGAGAAGATTCCTTCGACGTTTGCGTGGGACTACTCGCCGAAGGGGCAGCACATCGAACTGGGCATCGCCGAGATGAACCTGTTCATCGCGTTGTCGGCATTGGGACTGTCACATTCGATCAACGGCGAGAGATTGCTCCCGGTCGGTACGTTGTACGATCCCTTTATCGAGCGCGGCCTCGATGCGTTGAACTATGCCTGTTATCAGGATGCGCGCTTCATGGTGGCCGCGACGCCGTCAGGTATCACGCTCGCGCCGGAAGGCGGTGCGCATCAATCGATCGCAACGCCATTGATCGGTATGGCGCAGGATGGCCTGGCTTCGTTCGAGCCGGCGTTCGTGGATGAATTGGCCGTCATCATGCGCTGGGGATTCAATCACATGCAGCGCGATGAGGATGGCGGATCGATCTATCTCCGTCTGTCGACACGCACACTCGATCAGGTTCAGCGTACGATGACGTCCGAACTGGAAAGCGATATTGCCGCGGGTGCCTACTGGCTGCGTAAGCCGGGTCCGAACGCTGAGGTGGTCATCGCCTATACCGGCGCAGTGGCCCCCGAAGCGATCGAGGCGACGGGATTCCTGGGTGAAGATCGTCGCGATATCGGCTTGCTTGCGATCACGTCCGCTGATCGGTTGGACGGAGGCTGGACAGCTTCGCGCAAGCGCCGGCGCAATGGTGGTCCGCGTGAACCCAGTCACATCGAGCAGTTGCTGGCTCCGCTGCCACGCGATTGTGGATTGATCACTGTGGTCGATGGTCATCCTGCGACGCTGGCATGGCTCGGCAGCGTACATGGTCATCGTGTGGAAGCGCTTGGTGTCCAGCATTTCGGTCAAACCGGGACCATCGGCGACCTTTACAAACACTACGGTCTCGACGCCAACACGATCATCGACGCGGCCGCGAGCCTGACATTTGGAGCGCCCATCCGTCACCGCAAGCTTGCGGTTTGA
- a CDS encoding Lrp/AsnC family leucine-responsive transcriptional regulator (product_source=KO:K03719; cath_funfam=1.10.10.10,3.30.70.920; cog=COG1522; ko=KO:K03719; pfam=PF01037,PF13412; smart=SM00344; superfamily=46785,54909), with translation MTDLDAIDRKILAILQADSRVTMQELADQVGLSVSPCHRRVKLLEERGVITRYIAMVDQKSVGLPVSVFISIKLERQKEEDLNRFARAISKWNEVLECYLMTGNRDYLLRVVTADLPSYEAFIKNKLTRLDGIASIESSFALSQVKYSIALPV, from the coding sequence ATGACCGACCTGGATGCGATTGACCGAAAAATTCTCGCGATTCTGCAGGCTGATAGCCGGGTGACCATGCAGGAACTGGCGGACCAGGTTGGCTTGTCAGTTTCGCCGTGCCACCGCCGCGTCAAGCTCTTGGAAGAACGCGGCGTCATTACACGCTATATCGCCATGGTCGATCAGAAGTCCGTCGGCCTGCCCGTGAGCGTGTTCATTTCCATCAAACTGGAACGCCAGAAAGAGGAAGACCTCAACCGCTTCGCGCGGGCGATTTCAAAATGGAACGAAGTCCTGGAATGCTATCTGATGACGGGTAATCGCGATTATCTTTTGCGCGTTGTCACCGCGGACTTGCCGTCCTATGAGGCCTTCATCAAGAACAAGCTGACGAGACTGGACGGGATCGCCTCGATTGAATCGAGCTTTGCGCTCAGCCAGGTCAAATATTCGATCGCATTGCCGGTTTAG
- a CDS encoding cytochrome c553 (product_source=COG2863; cath_funfam=1.10.760.10; cleavage_site_network=SignalP-noTM; cog=COG2863; superfamily=46626): MKLLNPLAVIVCLLTGSAFNVVSAGDRELGQYLSAECLACHQSSGTVAGGVPSITGWPEAQFVAVMTAYKSKERDNPVMQTIAGRLAADDIAALATYFGGLSPAPK; encoded by the coding sequence ATGAAGTTACTGAACCCGCTAGCGGTGATCGTTTGCCTGCTGACGGGTTCGGCTTTCAATGTGGTGTCCGCAGGCGACCGCGAGTTGGGCCAATATCTTTCGGCTGAATGCCTCGCCTGTCACCAGTCCTCCGGAACCGTCGCAGGAGGCGTACCATCGATCACCGGCTGGCCTGAAGCCCAGTTCGTCGCGGTGATGACTGCTTACAAAAGCAAAGAGCGGGACAACCCTGTGATGCAGACCATCGCGGGACGACTTGCCGCAGATGATATAGCTGCACTCGCGACCTATTTTGGAGGACTATCACCCGCGCCGAAATAG
- a CDS encoding sulfane dehydrogenase subunit SoxC (product_source=KO:K17225; cath_funfam=1.20.5.510,2.60.40.650,3.90.420.10; cog=COG2041; ko=KO:K17225; pfam=PF00174,PF03404; superfamily=56524,81296; tigrfam=TIGR04555; transmembrane_helix_parts=Inside_1_12,TMhelix_13_35,Outside_36_426), whose amino-acid sequence MSDQSSADIRSRRRFLAGAGVAGAGAVLSAIPAVAGESAKPDPLITEVQDWNRYLGDGIDKRPYGMPSKFEKNVIRRDVSWLTASAESSVNFTPLHELDGIITPSGLCFERHHSGVAEINPADHRLMINGMVEKPLVFTMEDIKRMPRVNKIYFLECAANSGMEWRGAQLNGCQFTHGMVHNVMYTGVRLKTLLDEAGLKPNVKWLMLEGADAAGMNRSLPIEKALGDVILAFAMNGEALRPEQGYPLRAVIPGWEGNLWVKWIRRIEAGDQPWQTREETSKYTDLLANGRSRKHTFIMDAKSVVTNPSPQAPLKYKGRNVLSGFAWSGRGTVKRVDVSMDGGRNWQTARIDGPVLDKSLVRFYVDFDWNGQELMIQSRAMDSTGYMQPTKDELRKVRGVNSIYHNNGIQTWLVRSSGETENVEIG is encoded by the coding sequence ATGAGCGACCAATCATCTGCGGATATTCGCAGTCGCCGCCGCTTCCTTGCTGGTGCTGGCGTTGCCGGAGCTGGCGCTGTGCTTTCGGCCATTCCCGCCGTTGCAGGTGAGAGCGCGAAACCTGATCCGTTGATCACTGAGGTCCAGGATTGGAATCGTTATCTCGGTGACGGTATCGACAAGCGGCCTTACGGCATGCCGTCGAAGTTCGAGAAGAACGTCATTCGCCGCGATGTGTCGTGGCTGACGGCCTCCGCGGAATCTTCCGTCAACTTTACGCCGCTGCATGAGTTAGACGGTATCATCACGCCATCGGGTCTGTGCTTCGAGAGGCATCACAGCGGTGTCGCGGAAATCAATCCCGCCGATCACCGCCTGATGATCAACGGCATGGTCGAGAAGCCGCTTGTCTTCACCATGGAAGACATCAAGCGCATGCCGCGCGTGAATAAGATCTATTTCCTCGAGTGTGCGGCTAATTCAGGAATGGAGTGGCGCGGTGCGCAGCTCAACGGCTGCCAGTTCACTCACGGCATGGTGCACAACGTCATGTACACTGGCGTCCGGTTGAAGACGCTGCTGGATGAAGCGGGCCTCAAGCCGAACGTCAAATGGCTGATGCTGGAAGGCGCCGACGCGGCCGGTATGAATCGCTCGTTGCCGATCGAGAAGGCGTTGGGCGATGTCATTCTCGCGTTCGCTATGAACGGCGAAGCGCTGCGGCCCGAACAAGGCTATCCGCTGCGTGCGGTGATTCCTGGTTGGGAAGGCAACCTCTGGGTGAAGTGGATTCGCCGCATCGAAGCGGGCGATCAGCCATGGCAGACCCGCGAGGAGACCTCGAAATACACCGATCTTCTGGCAAACGGCCGATCGCGCAAGCACACGTTCATCATGGATGCGAAGTCGGTGGTGACCAATCCGTCGCCACAGGCTCCGCTGAAGTACAAGGGGCGGAACGTGTTGAGTGGCTTCGCATGGTCCGGCCGCGGCACGGTCAAGCGTGTCGATGTGTCGATGGATGGCGGTCGCAACTGGCAGACCGCGCGGATTGACGGGCCGGTGCTCGATAAGTCGCTGGTGCGCTTCTACGTCGATTTCGACTGGAATGGTCAGGAACTGATGATCCAGTCCCGCGCGATGGACTCCACTGGTTACATGCAACCGACGAAGGATGAGTTGCGCAAGGTGCGCGGTGTGAACTCGATCTACCACAACAACGGCATCCAGACCTGGCTGGTTCGCTCGAGCGGAGAAACCGAGAATGTCGAAATTGGTTAA
- a CDS encoding mono/diheme cytochrome c family protein (product_source=COG2010; cath_funfam=1.10.760.10; cleavage_site_network=SignalP-noTM; cog=COG2010; ko=KO:K22622; pfam=PF13442; superfamily=46626), producing the protein MSKLVKFFAAALLSGTAVAAVTPYVSAQQIAARQPAVSSPKLGLGRPALPEEIKAWDTDVRPDGKGLPVGKGTVKQGDAIFQAQCASCHGEFGEGVGRWPVLAGGAGTLKADRPDKTVGSFWPDLSTVYDYIKRAMPYGNARSLSDDDVYALVAYILSINDIIKDENFELNEKNFTSIKMPNADAFYDDDRETAEKQFWKKDPCMKDCRSAPKVTGRAISVDVTPDGKAGPKVD; encoded by the coding sequence ATGTCGAAATTGGTTAAATTCTTCGCCGCTGCTTTGTTGTCCGGTACTGCTGTTGCGGCAGTCACGCCTTACGTCTCGGCGCAGCAAATTGCCGCACGGCAGCCTGCCGTGTCTTCACCTAAGCTGGGCCTTGGACGTCCCGCCTTGCCGGAAGAGATCAAGGCCTGGGACACGGATGTCCGGCCGGACGGCAAGGGCCTTCCCGTCGGCAAAGGCACGGTCAAGCAGGGAGACGCAATCTTTCAGGCGCAGTGCGCGAGTTGTCACGGTGAATTCGGTGAAGGCGTTGGCCGCTGGCCTGTGCTTGCAGGCGGTGCGGGTACGCTGAAAGCCGATCGGCCCGACAAGACGGTGGGGTCGTTCTGGCCGGATCTGTCAACCGTGTACGATTACATCAAGCGTGCGATGCCTTACGGCAATGCGCGGTCCTTATCGGATGACGATGTCTACGCGCTGGTTGCCTATATCCTGTCGATAAATGACATCATCAAGGATGAGAACTTTGAACTGAACGAAAAGAATTTTACTTCGATCAAGATGCCGAATGCGGATGCTTTCTATGATGATGATCGCGAGACTGCAGAAAAGCAGTTCTGGAAGAAAGATCCGTGCATGAAAGACTGCCGTAGTGCGCCCAAGGTGACGGGACGGGCCATCTCGGTCGACGTGACACCAGACGGCAAGGCTGGCCCGAAGGTCGACTGA
- a CDS encoding sulfide dehydrogenase [flavocytochrome c] flavoprotein subunit (product_source=KO:K17229; cath_funfam=3.50.50.60,3.90.760.10; cleavage_site_network=SignalP-noTM; cog=COG0446; ko=KO:K17229; pfam=PF07992,PF09242; superfamily=51905,55424) gives MGINRRQMLTSTATFAGVFALGAPAVLGQAKPRVVVIGAGAGGATAAKYVAKESAGAIAVTLIEPNASYQTCFHSNLYLGGLRDYPSITHDYSALTKNHGVTLVKARAMKIDRDKREVVLAGDLRLPYDRLVVSPGIDLKYDSVPGWSLAAEESMPHAWKPGAQTQLLKKKLDAVPDGGVIVMVAPPNPYRCPPGPYERVSMMAYTLKAAGKDRCKIFIIDPKENFSKQALFQEGWERHYKGMIEWLGPKVHDGLKSVDPASGTVVTGFETYKNAALVNVIPAQMAGAIARDAGLANASGFCAIDPTNMKSVADANIYVVGDACIPGDMPKSAFSANSQAKVAAMIIRGELSSARTFPARYTNTCWSLITADDCVKIGGTYEPKDGKIGASSTFVSQTGEAADLRKQTQAENMGWYAGITADMFT, from the coding sequence ATGGGCATCAATCGCAGACAAATGCTGACCAGCACCGCGACGTTCGCCGGTGTGTTCGCTCTTGGTGCTCCTGCGGTTCTGGGGCAGGCGAAGCCCCGCGTTGTGGTGATCGGGGCTGGTGCGGGAGGGGCGACGGCCGCCAAATACGTCGCCAAGGAGAGTGCCGGCGCCATTGCTGTCACGCTTATTGAACCGAACGCAAGTTATCAAACCTGCTTCCACAGCAATCTCTATCTCGGTGGATTGCGAGATTATCCGTCGATCACGCATGACTACTCAGCGCTGACCAAGAACCACGGTGTCACCCTGGTCAAAGCGCGCGCGATGAAGATTGATCGCGACAAGAGGGAAGTCGTGCTCGCGGGTGACCTTCGTCTACCCTACGATCGTCTCGTGGTCTCTCCCGGTATCGATCTGAAGTATGACTCTGTCCCAGGGTGGTCGCTGGCTGCGGAAGAAAGCATGCCGCACGCTTGGAAGCCGGGCGCGCAAACACAGTTGCTGAAGAAGAAGCTGGACGCGGTGCCGGACGGAGGCGTCATTGTGATGGTCGCGCCGCCGAACCCCTATCGCTGCCCGCCCGGTCCCTATGAGCGCGTTTCAATGATGGCCTACACCCTCAAGGCCGCCGGCAAGGATCGCTGCAAGATCTTCATCATTGATCCGAAGGAGAATTTCTCCAAGCAGGCGCTGTTTCAAGAAGGCTGGGAAAGGCACTACAAGGGCATGATCGAGTGGCTCGGCCCGAAGGTGCATGATGGCCTGAAGTCCGTCGACCCTGCGAGCGGGACCGTGGTCACGGGCTTTGAAACCTACAAGAACGCAGCGCTCGTGAATGTCATTCCTGCTCAAATGGCGGGAGCCATTGCGCGCGATGCGGGCCTCGCAAATGCAAGCGGCTTTTGCGCCATTGATCCCACCAACATGAAATCCGTCGCTGATGCGAACATCTATGTGGTTGGCGATGCCTGTATCCCGGGAGATATGCCGAAATCGGCGTTCTCGGCGAACAGCCAAGCGAAGGTTGCGGCCATGATAATTCGCGGGGAGCTTTCATCGGCGCGCACGTTCCCAGCGCGCTATACCAATACCTGCTGGAGCCTGATCACTGCGGATGACTGTGTAAAGATCGGCGGCACTTATGAGCCCAAGGACGGCAAGATCGGAGCGTCATCCACCTTCGTGTCGCAGACCGGTGAGGCGGCGGATCTTCGCAAGCAGACGCAGGCCGAGAATATGGGCTGGTATGCCGGGATCACCGCCGACATGTTCACCTGA